One genomic segment of Apostichopus japonicus isolate 1M-3 chromosome 23, ASM3797524v1, whole genome shotgun sequence includes these proteins:
- the LOC139964993 gene encoding uncharacterized protein, with the protein MDYLRRILHSVPLLTFFFHLLLVFESYCSAQTVSLFTRFNDIVLAGESISLRCSVSDSKPEDDIDMELTDETGQQITSASIGLDDDTFYTELTTPFIISTNHTFFCSVTWVDFTASTNLTISPLPIEQTYCTTNYTDGIIVGQSVNLTCYSSTSVAGSISWSANSDITFDETTGLVRLMTRYNSINVELSVSQNDSVFTCERDGVAPVTDIDRCTVGPINVYEELIIFIDPIVTTTDPEIFYPGQTKNYTCSSLPSSSVQWFIPEGLDITGIELSVVGSTITVRVTTDTTFIGDVRLNCSANILDQTAVASITLAISPLGSPTTNSVSSKPPGNSFLVVSLIPVIGFLLFALSIIFVLLYRKRRQTESNSKYVANVTSSVNVGYDYCDIDTGGVATTVTSNTEATTISESSPNSKEQYSRVIINENESVAYEIPDAKQRNENPSKRTIIDKEGNESEYYENPQKFNVETKGQKENKPGNYENSAVVKHKLR; encoded by the coding sequence ATGGATTATCTTCGGCGGATATTGCACTCCGTTCCGTTACtgacttttttctttcatctatTGCTGGTGTTTGAGAGTTATTGTTCTGCGCAGACAGTGTCCCTGTTTACGAGATTCAACGACATTGTATTAGCTGGAGAATCGATATCACTCAGATGTTCAGTGTCAGACTCGAAACCAGAAGATGACATAGACATGGAGCTAACAGATGAAACGGGACAACAGATTACATCAGCTTCAATAGGACTGGACGACGATACATTTTACACCGAACTAACTACTCCATTTATTATTAGTACTAACCATACATTCTTTTGCAGCGTAACTTGGGTAGACTTTACTGCTTCCACAAACCTGACGATATCACCATTACCAATTGAACAGACATATTGTACTACAAACTACACGGATGGTATCATTGTTGGACAATCGGTGAATTTAACATGTTATAGTTCTACGTCAGTGGCCGGTTCCATTAGCTGGAGTGCAAATAGTGATATAACTTTCGATGAAACGACAGGCCTTGTAAGGCTAATGACAAGATATAACAGTATAAATGTAGAACTATCTGTAAGTCAAAATGACAGTGTGTTTACATGTGAACGTGATGGTGTAGCACCAGTAACCGACATAGACCGGTGTACCGTTGGTCCTATTAATGTTTACGAGGAActgattattttcattgatcCAATAGTTACTACAACTGATCCAGAAATATTTTATCCAGGACAAACCAAAAATTATACATGCTCATCTTTACCAAGTTCATCTGTTCAGTGGTTCATTCCGGAAGGACTAGATATTACTGGTATTGAGTTATCTGTGGTTGGATCAACGATAACAGTGCGTGTTACAACTGATACAACATTCATAGGTGATGTCCGTCTGAACTGTTCTGCTAACATCCTTGATCAAACAGCTGTAGCAAGCATCACGTTAGCAATAAGCCCTCTGGGATCACCAACAACTAACTCAGTTTCAAGTAAACCACCTGGTAATTCATTTCTTGTTGTTTCGTTAATCCCTGTCATAGGGTTTCTTTTATTTGCGTTgtcaataatatttgttctACTTTACCGGAAACGTAGACAGACCGAGTCAAATTCCAAATATGTTGCTAATGTAACGTCTTCGGTGAATGTAGGCTACGATTATTGTGATATTGATACCGGTGGTGTAGCTACAACCGTTACTTCAAACACTGAAGCGACCACAATCTCTGAAAGCAGCCCCAACTCGAAAGAACAGTATTCTAGAGTAATCATAAATGAAAACGAGTCGGTAGCCTACGAAATTCCAGATGCTAAACAGAGAAACGAAAATCCAAGCAAGAGGACAATTATTGACAAAGAAGGGAATGAGTCAGAATATTATGAAAATCCACAAAAGTTTAATGTTGAGACAAAGGGGCAAAAGGAGAATAAGCCAGGAAACTATGAGAATTCAGCTGTTGTAAAACACAAACTACGATGA